In Rissa tridactyla isolate bRisTri1 chromosome 8, bRisTri1.patW.cur.20221130, whole genome shotgun sequence, one genomic interval encodes:
- the FIRRM gene encoding uncharacterized protein C1orf112 homolog isoform X2 — protein sequence MSQTDPELLLQELGGWDWELCRRELPAVLPRLLSLYQESEDWTEHIRVLRILTEMFLPHISLTDLEQTFFSKVLPKTLQLFDNLMYELSSEAKGLTSQNTELRSTVRNLLQTMVQLLETLTGCVRYVCTLQECVPLESIRTLPSSVLYVIKNTFTHCKDSESVYCGHLHLISDLLQAMFKETYSLQKQLMELLDMISMDSTSTEDNITDMVSVIHTVLEICSVISNMDHALHANTWKFIIKQSLKHHSLLQCHLKHSDILSGLCKDTLLSFQSCLQLAEQMKMSEIQEGTDLRLFQKTVKLCRFFANSLVHYTKEFLSFFSDSCSQLHQLFLQIYSKFPPSLYAPEISEVHRDEISRVFLVALDPLINQLLPFTPFMEQVLSEKLDLPAEQQLPQCLILITIMDKLSSQPEEVQTLWNIGKSLSLFSALFFSFQQCSGELSLPVCLPEVISTGQPAAPITLYHYVCVHLCSFIASTPPSHFPQLEYALLDAVLGSSMITSLLAMDSWCFLARYGTAELCAHHVIVIAHLIKSWPSDSYQVSALGVLLRRMLFLMAPDHQAKFAHKFLPEEVENLAVWQHISLKALNPDLRKRVACQLCVAGLAQCRRWLNSRRALGELRPVNTALSVLLAACNFAGDTLEAELQASVLGVLGQFWTFLQAKQVSEEPSLQQALCLLLHLLEFFIQALDAELITQVFALQSSLFRLDPPDHVRLTMVDFLSSMGKVFIPQEAQRQVVPQLSCLFASLLADQTWLIHQHALEAFTHFAEETSHEDVVPQCLNSEETKNKVVSFLAKMRQVEETTEARIERLKQERITCSAQLMKKDGELESTGEPLAKRACHAPSEEQYKSAVGTMEGAVEAVKLLLRKGSPPAWLAVRLEALHTAIANLRDSVR from the exons CGCCGGGAGTTGCCCGCCGTCCTGCCGCGGCTCCTT TCTCTGTATCAAGAGTCTGAAGACTGGACTGAGCATATTC gtgtTTTGAGGATCCTGACTGAAATGTTTTTGCCCCATATCAGCCTCACAGATTTGGAACAAACTTTTTTCTCAAAAGTATTACCTAAG ACTCTACAGTTATTTGATAACTTGATGTATGAATTATCCAGTGAGGCCAAAGGATTAACCAGCCAGAATACAGAGTTACGCAGTACTGTAAGGAATCTTCTGCAG ACTATGGTGCAACTGTTGGAAACTCTGACTGGTTGTGTACGATACGTCTGCACGCTGCAGGAGTGTGTGCCTCTGGAGAGCATCCGCACCCTTCCATCCTCCGTTCTTTATGTAATAAAGAACACATTTACACACTGCAAG GACAGCGAATCAGTGTACTGTGGGCATCTGCACTTGATTTCTGACCTCCTCCAAGCTATGTTCAAGGAAACTTACTCTCTTCAGAAGCAGCTGATGGAACTACTTGATATGATTTCCATGGACTCTACTTCTACCGAAGATAACATCACAGATATGGTGTCAG TAATCCACACTGTGCTGGAGATATGCTCTGTCATTTCCAATATGGACCACGCTCTTCATGCCAATACGTGGAAGTTCATAATCAA GCAAAGCCTGAAGCATCATTCTCTGCTGCAGTGCCATCTGAAACACAGTGACATACTCAGTGGCCTCTGCAAGgacactcttctttcttttcaatcCTGTTTGCAACTGGCTGAGCAAATGAAGATGTCGGAGATACAG gAGGGTACTGACCTTAGGCTGTTCCAGAAGACAGTCAAACTGTGCAGGTTCTTTGCTAATTCCCTTGTACACTACACCAAG gaatttctttctttcttctctgattcGTGCTCTCAGTTGCATCAGCTCTTTCTTCAGATATACAG caAATTTCCTCCCAGTCTCTATGCTCCAGAGATCTCAGAAGTTCATCGAGATGAAATATCTCGGGTTTTTCTTGTGGCTCTGGACCCTCTCATCAACCAGCTTCTTCCCTTTACCCCTTTTATGGAGCAAGTGTTAAGTGAAAAGTTAG AtctccctgctgagcagcagctgccccagtgTCTCATCCTGATTACCATAATGGACAAGCTGTCCTCTCAGCCTGAAGAAGTGCAAACTCTCTGGAACATAGGAAAAAG CCTGTCATTGTTTTCAGCTCTCTTCTTCAGTTTCCAGCAGTGTTCTGGTGAGCTTTCTCTCCCTGTTTGTTTGCCAGAGGTGATCAGTACaggacagccagcagctcccatcACCCTTTATCACTatgtctgtgtccacctgtgcTCCTTCATTGCTTCCACACCCCCATCGCACTTTCCTCAGCTG GAGTATGCTCTGCTGGATGCTGTGCTGGGTTCTAGTATGATCACGTCTCTGCTAGCAATGGACTCGTGGTGCTTCCTTGCCAG GTATGGAACAGCTGAACTGTGTGCTCACCACGTCATTGTGATCGCCCACTTG ATAAAGTCTTGGCCCAGTGACTCTTACCAGGTCTCTGCCTTGGGTGTTCTGCTGAGGCGTATGCTGTTCTTGATGGCTCCAGATCATCAGGCAA AATTTGCTCATAAGTTTCTTCCAGAAGAAGTGGAGAACTTGGCTGTGTGGCAGCACATATCCCTCAAGGCCCTGAATCCTGATCTTAGGAAGCGAGTGGCGTGTCAGCTCTGCGTGGCAGGGCTGGCGCAGTGCAGGCGATGGCTGAATAGCAGGCGTGCTTTGGGAGAGCTCCGACCTGTG aATACTGCTCTTTCTGtcctgctggctgcctgcaatTTTGCTGGTGACACTCTGGAGGCAGAACTTCAGGCATCTGTCTTGGGAGTGCTCGGTCAGTTCTGGacttttctccaggccaaacag GTCTCAGAGGAGCCAAGTCTCCAGCAGGCACTGTGTTTATTACTTCACCTTTTGGAATTTTTCATCCAAGCATTAGATGCTGAACTGATTACTcag GTATTTGCTCTGCAGTCTTCCCTTTTCCGGTTGGATCCCCCAGATCACGTTCGTCTAACAATGGTGGATTTTCTCTCTTCTATGGGAAAGGTGTTTATACCACAAGAAGCACAG AGGCAAGTTGTACCCCAGTTGTcatgtttgtttgcttctctGCTGGCTGACCAGACCTGGCTGATTCATCAGCATGCGTTGGAGGCATTCACGCATTTTGCGGAG GAAACAAGCCATGAAGATGTTGTTCCTCAGTGCCTTAATTCTGAAGAAACTAAGAACAAAGTTGTTAGTTTTCTGGCTAAG ATGAGGCAAGTAGAAGAGACAACAGAAGCACGAATAGAACGCCTGAAGCAAGAAAGGATTACCTGTAGCGCACAGCTTATGAAAAAGGATGGAGAATTGGAGTCAACAGGAGAG CCTCTGGCAAAAAGAGCCTGTCACGCACCCTCTGAGGAGCAGTATAAGTCAGCAGTAGGCACGATGGAGGGGGCAGTGGAGGCTGTGAAGCTGCTGCTCCGGAAAGGGTCACCCCCCGCTTGGCTTGCGGTGAGACTGGAGGCTCTACATACGGCTATAGCCAACCTCAGAGACAGTGTACG GTGA
- the FIRRM gene encoding uncharacterized protein C1orf112 homolog isoform X1 — protein MSQTDPELLLQELGGWDWELCRRELPAVLPRLLSLYQESEDWTEHIRVLRILTEMFLPHISLTDLEQTFFSKVLPKTLQLFDNLMYELSSEAKGLTSQNTELRSTVRNLLQTMVQLLETLTGCVRYVCTLQECVPLESIRTLPSSVLYVIKNTFTHCKDSESVYCGHLHLISDLLQAMFKETYSLQKQLMELLDMISMDSTSTEDNITDMVSVIHTVLEICSVISNMDHALHANTWKFIIKQSLKHHSLLQCHLKHSDILSGLCKDTLLSFQSCLQLAEQMKMSEIQEGTDLRLFQKTVKLCRFFANSLVHYTKEFLSFFSDSCSQLHQLFLQIYSKFPPSLYAPEISEVHRDEISRVFLVALDPLINQLLPFTPFMEQVLSEKLDLPAEQQLPQCLILITIMDKLSSQPEEVQTLWNIGKSLSLFSALFFSFQQCSGELSLPVCLPEVISTGQPAAPITLYHYVCVHLCSFIASTPPSHFPQLEYALLDAVLGSSMITSLLAMDSWCFLARYGTAELCAHHVIVIAHLIKSWPSDSYQVSALGVLLRRMLFLMAPDHQAKFAHKFLPEEVENLAVWQHISLKALNPDLRKRVACQLCVAGLAQCRRWLNSRRALGELRPVNTALSVLLAACNFAGDTLEAELQASVLGVLGQFWTFLQAKQVSEEPSLQQALCLLLHLLEFFIQALDAELITQVFALQSSLFRLDPPDHVRLTMVDFLSSMGKVFIPQEAQRQVVPQLSCLFASLLADQTWLIHQHALEAFTHFAEETSHEDVVPQCLNSEETKNKVVSFLAKMRQVEETTEARIERLKQERITCSAQLMKKDGELESTGEPLAKRACHAPSEEQYKSAVGTMEGAVEAVKLLLRKGSPPAWLAVRLEALHTAIANLRDSVR, from the exons CGCCGGGAGTTGCCCGCCGTCCTGCCGCGGCTCCTT TCTCTGTATCAAGAGTCTGAAGACTGGACTGAGCATATTC gtgtTTTGAGGATCCTGACTGAAATGTTTTTGCCCCATATCAGCCTCACAGATTTGGAACAAACTTTTTTCTCAAAAGTATTACCTAAG ACTCTACAGTTATTTGATAACTTGATGTATGAATTATCCAGTGAGGCCAAAGGATTAACCAGCCAGAATACAGAGTTACGCAGTACTGTAAGGAATCTTCTGCAG ACTATGGTGCAACTGTTGGAAACTCTGACTGGTTGTGTACGATACGTCTGCACGCTGCAGGAGTGTGTGCCTCTGGAGAGCATCCGCACCCTTCCATCCTCCGTTCTTTATGTAATAAAGAACACATTTACACACTGCAAG GACAGCGAATCAGTGTACTGTGGGCATCTGCACTTGATTTCTGACCTCCTCCAAGCTATGTTCAAGGAAACTTACTCTCTTCAGAAGCAGCTGATGGAACTACTTGATATGATTTCCATGGACTCTACTTCTACCGAAGATAACATCACAGATATGGTGTCAG TAATCCACACTGTGCTGGAGATATGCTCTGTCATTTCCAATATGGACCACGCTCTTCATGCCAATACGTGGAAGTTCATAATCAA GCAAAGCCTGAAGCATCATTCTCTGCTGCAGTGCCATCTGAAACACAGTGACATACTCAGTGGCCTCTGCAAGgacactcttctttcttttcaatcCTGTTTGCAACTGGCTGAGCAAATGAAGATGTCGGAGATACAG gAGGGTACTGACCTTAGGCTGTTCCAGAAGACAGTCAAACTGTGCAGGTTCTTTGCTAATTCCCTTGTACACTACACCAAG gaatttctttctttcttctctgattcGTGCTCTCAGTTGCATCAGCTCTTTCTTCAGATATACAG caAATTTCCTCCCAGTCTCTATGCTCCAGAGATCTCAGAAGTTCATCGAGATGAAATATCTCGGGTTTTTCTTGTGGCTCTGGACCCTCTCATCAACCAGCTTCTTCCCTTTACCCCTTTTATGGAGCAAGTGTTAAGTGAAAAGTTAG AtctccctgctgagcagcagctgccccagtgTCTCATCCTGATTACCATAATGGACAAGCTGTCCTCTCAGCCTGAAGAAGTGCAAACTCTCTGGAACATAGGAAAAAG CCTGTCATTGTTTTCAGCTCTCTTCTTCAGTTTCCAGCAGTGTTCTGGTGAGCTTTCTCTCCCTGTTTGTTTGCCAGAGGTGATCAGTACaggacagccagcagctcccatcACCCTTTATCACTatgtctgtgtccacctgtgcTCCTTCATTGCTTCCACACCCCCATCGCACTTTCCTCAGCTG GAGTATGCTCTGCTGGATGCTGTGCTGGGTTCTAGTATGATCACGTCTCTGCTAGCAATGGACTCGTGGTGCTTCCTTGCCAG GTATGGAACAGCTGAACTGTGTGCTCACCACGTCATTGTGATCGCCCACTTG ATAAAGTCTTGGCCCAGTGACTCTTACCAGGTCTCTGCCTTGGGTGTTCTGCTGAGGCGTATGCTGTTCTTGATGGCTCCAGATCATCAGGCAA AATTTGCTCATAAGTTTCTTCCAGAAGAAGTGGAGAACTTGGCTGTGTGGCAGCACATATCCCTCAAGGCCCTGAATCCTGATCTTAGGAAGCGAGTGGCGTGTCAGCTCTGCGTGGCAGGGCTGGCGCAGTGCAGGCGATGGCTGAATAGCAGGCGTGCTTTGGGAGAGCTCCGACCTGTG aATACTGCTCTTTCTGtcctgctggctgcctgcaatTTTGCTGGTGACACTCTGGAGGCAGAACTTCAGGCATCTGTCTTGGGAGTGCTCGGTCAGTTCTGGacttttctccaggccaaacag GTCTCAGAGGAGCCAAGTCTCCAGCAGGCACTGTGTTTATTACTTCACCTTTTGGAATTTTTCATCCAAGCATTAGATGCTGAACTGATTACTcag GTATTTGCTCTGCAGTCTTCCCTTTTCCGGTTGGATCCCCCAGATCACGTTCGTCTAACAATGGTGGATTTTCTCTCTTCTATGGGAAAGGTGTTTATACCACAAGAAGCACAG AGGCAAGTTGTACCCCAGTTGTcatgtttgtttgcttctctGCTGGCTGACCAGACCTGGCTGATTCATCAGCATGCGTTGGAGGCATTCACGCATTTTGCGGAG GAAACAAGCCATGAAGATGTTGTTCCTCAGTGCCTTAATTCTGAAGAAACTAAGAACAAAGTTGTTAGTTTTCTGGCTAAG ATGAGGCAAGTAGAAGAGACAACAGAAGCACGAATAGAACGCCTGAAGCAAGAAAGGATTACCTGTAGCGCACAGCTTATGAAAAAGGATGGAGAATTGGAGTCAACAGGAGAG CCTCTGGCAAAAAGAGCCTGTCACGCACCCTCTGAGGAGCAGTATAAGTCAGCAGTAGGCACGATGGAGGGGGCAGTGGAGGCTGTGAAGCTGCTGCTCCGGAAAGGGTCACCCCCCGCTTGGCTTGCGGTGAGACTGGAGGCTCTACATACGGCTATAGCCAACCTCAGAGACAGTGTACGGTAA
- the FIRRM gene encoding uncharacterized protein C1orf112 homolog isoform X3, producing the protein MSQTDPELLLQELGGWDWELCRRELPAVLPRLLSLYQESEDWTEHIRVLRILTEMFLPHISLTDLEQTFFSKVLPKTLQLFDNLMYELSSEAKGLTSQNTELRSTVRNLLQTMVQLLETLTGCVRYVCTLQECVPLESIRTLPSSVLYVIKNTFTHCKDSESVYCGHLHLISDLLQAMFKETYSLQKQLMELLDMISMDSTSTEDNITDMVSVIHTVLEICSVISNMDHALHANTWKFIIKQSLKHHSLLQCHLKHSDILSGLCKDTLLSFQSCLQLAEQMKMSEIQEFLSFFSDSCSQLHQLFLQIYSKFPPSLYAPEISEVHRDEISRVFLVALDPLINQLLPFTPFMEQVLSEKLDLPAEQQLPQCLILITIMDKLSSQPEEVQTLWNIGKSLSLFSALFFSFQQCSGELSLPVCLPEVISTGQPAAPITLYHYVCVHLCSFIASTPPSHFPQLEYALLDAVLGSSMITSLLAMDSWCFLARYGTAELCAHHVIVIAHLIKSWPSDSYQVSALGVLLRRMLFLMAPDHQAKFAHKFLPEEVENLAVWQHISLKALNPDLRKRVACQLCVAGLAQCRRWLNSRRALGELRPVNTALSVLLAACNFAGDTLEAELQASVLGVLGQFWTFLQAKQVSEEPSLQQALCLLLHLLEFFIQALDAELITQVFALQSSLFRLDPPDHVRLTMVDFLSSMGKVFIPQEAQRQVVPQLSCLFASLLADQTWLIHQHALEAFTHFAEETSHEDVVPQCLNSEETKNKVVSFLAKMRQVEETTEARIERLKQERITCSAQLMKKDGELESTGEPLAKRACHAPSEEQYKSAVGTMEGAVEAVKLLLRKGSPPAWLAVRLEALHTAIANLRDSVR; encoded by the exons CGCCGGGAGTTGCCCGCCGTCCTGCCGCGGCTCCTT TCTCTGTATCAAGAGTCTGAAGACTGGACTGAGCATATTC gtgtTTTGAGGATCCTGACTGAAATGTTTTTGCCCCATATCAGCCTCACAGATTTGGAACAAACTTTTTTCTCAAAAGTATTACCTAAG ACTCTACAGTTATTTGATAACTTGATGTATGAATTATCCAGTGAGGCCAAAGGATTAACCAGCCAGAATACAGAGTTACGCAGTACTGTAAGGAATCTTCTGCAG ACTATGGTGCAACTGTTGGAAACTCTGACTGGTTGTGTACGATACGTCTGCACGCTGCAGGAGTGTGTGCCTCTGGAGAGCATCCGCACCCTTCCATCCTCCGTTCTTTATGTAATAAAGAACACATTTACACACTGCAAG GACAGCGAATCAGTGTACTGTGGGCATCTGCACTTGATTTCTGACCTCCTCCAAGCTATGTTCAAGGAAACTTACTCTCTTCAGAAGCAGCTGATGGAACTACTTGATATGATTTCCATGGACTCTACTTCTACCGAAGATAACATCACAGATATGGTGTCAG TAATCCACACTGTGCTGGAGATATGCTCTGTCATTTCCAATATGGACCACGCTCTTCATGCCAATACGTGGAAGTTCATAATCAA GCAAAGCCTGAAGCATCATTCTCTGCTGCAGTGCCATCTGAAACACAGTGACATACTCAGTGGCCTCTGCAAGgacactcttctttcttttcaatcCTGTTTGCAACTGGCTGAGCAAATGAAGATGTCGGAGATACAG gaatttctttctttcttctctgattcGTGCTCTCAGTTGCATCAGCTCTTTCTTCAGATATACAG caAATTTCCTCCCAGTCTCTATGCTCCAGAGATCTCAGAAGTTCATCGAGATGAAATATCTCGGGTTTTTCTTGTGGCTCTGGACCCTCTCATCAACCAGCTTCTTCCCTTTACCCCTTTTATGGAGCAAGTGTTAAGTGAAAAGTTAG AtctccctgctgagcagcagctgccccagtgTCTCATCCTGATTACCATAATGGACAAGCTGTCCTCTCAGCCTGAAGAAGTGCAAACTCTCTGGAACATAGGAAAAAG CCTGTCATTGTTTTCAGCTCTCTTCTTCAGTTTCCAGCAGTGTTCTGGTGAGCTTTCTCTCCCTGTTTGTTTGCCAGAGGTGATCAGTACaggacagccagcagctcccatcACCCTTTATCACTatgtctgtgtccacctgtgcTCCTTCATTGCTTCCACACCCCCATCGCACTTTCCTCAGCTG GAGTATGCTCTGCTGGATGCTGTGCTGGGTTCTAGTATGATCACGTCTCTGCTAGCAATGGACTCGTGGTGCTTCCTTGCCAG GTATGGAACAGCTGAACTGTGTGCTCACCACGTCATTGTGATCGCCCACTTG ATAAAGTCTTGGCCCAGTGACTCTTACCAGGTCTCTGCCTTGGGTGTTCTGCTGAGGCGTATGCTGTTCTTGATGGCTCCAGATCATCAGGCAA AATTTGCTCATAAGTTTCTTCCAGAAGAAGTGGAGAACTTGGCTGTGTGGCAGCACATATCCCTCAAGGCCCTGAATCCTGATCTTAGGAAGCGAGTGGCGTGTCAGCTCTGCGTGGCAGGGCTGGCGCAGTGCAGGCGATGGCTGAATAGCAGGCGTGCTTTGGGAGAGCTCCGACCTGTG aATACTGCTCTTTCTGtcctgctggctgcctgcaatTTTGCTGGTGACACTCTGGAGGCAGAACTTCAGGCATCTGTCTTGGGAGTGCTCGGTCAGTTCTGGacttttctccaggccaaacag GTCTCAGAGGAGCCAAGTCTCCAGCAGGCACTGTGTTTATTACTTCACCTTTTGGAATTTTTCATCCAAGCATTAGATGCTGAACTGATTACTcag GTATTTGCTCTGCAGTCTTCCCTTTTCCGGTTGGATCCCCCAGATCACGTTCGTCTAACAATGGTGGATTTTCTCTCTTCTATGGGAAAGGTGTTTATACCACAAGAAGCACAG AGGCAAGTTGTACCCCAGTTGTcatgtttgtttgcttctctGCTGGCTGACCAGACCTGGCTGATTCATCAGCATGCGTTGGAGGCATTCACGCATTTTGCGGAG GAAACAAGCCATGAAGATGTTGTTCCTCAGTGCCTTAATTCTGAAGAAACTAAGAACAAAGTTGTTAGTTTTCTGGCTAAG ATGAGGCAAGTAGAAGAGACAACAGAAGCACGAATAGAACGCCTGAAGCAAGAAAGGATTACCTGTAGCGCACAGCTTATGAAAAAGGATGGAGAATTGGAGTCAACAGGAGAG CCTCTGGCAAAAAGAGCCTGTCACGCACCCTCTGAGGAGCAGTATAAGTCAGCAGTAGGCACGATGGAGGGGGCAGTGGAGGCTGTGAAGCTGCTGCTCCGGAAAGGGTCACCCCCCGCTTGGCTTGCGGTGAGACTGGAGGCTCTACATACGGCTATAGCCAACCTCAGAGACAGTGTACGGTAA
- the FIRRM gene encoding uncharacterized protein C1orf112 homolog isoform X4, with amino-acid sequence MFLPHISLTDLEQTFFSKVLPKTLQLFDNLMYELSSEAKGLTSQNTELRSTVRNLLQTMVQLLETLTGCVRYVCTLQECVPLESIRTLPSSVLYVIKNTFTHCKDSESVYCGHLHLISDLLQAMFKETYSLQKQLMELLDMISMDSTSTEDNITDMVSVIHTVLEICSVISNMDHALHANTWKFIIKQSLKHHSLLQCHLKHSDILSGLCKDTLLSFQSCLQLAEQMKMSEIQEGTDLRLFQKTVKLCRFFANSLVHYTKEFLSFFSDSCSQLHQLFLQIYSKFPPSLYAPEISEVHRDEISRVFLVALDPLINQLLPFTPFMEQVLSEKLDLPAEQQLPQCLILITIMDKLSSQPEEVQTLWNIGKSLSLFSALFFSFQQCSGELSLPVCLPEVISTGQPAAPITLYHYVCVHLCSFIASTPPSHFPQLEYALLDAVLGSSMITSLLAMDSWCFLARYGTAELCAHHVIVIAHLIKSWPSDSYQVSALGVLLRRMLFLMAPDHQAKFAHKFLPEEVENLAVWQHISLKALNPDLRKRVACQLCVAGLAQCRRWLNSRRALGELRPVNTALSVLLAACNFAGDTLEAELQASVLGVLGQFWTFLQAKQVSEEPSLQQALCLLLHLLEFFIQALDAELITQVFALQSSLFRLDPPDHVRLTMVDFLSSMGKVFIPQEAQRQVVPQLSCLFASLLADQTWLIHQHALEAFTHFAEETSHEDVVPQCLNSEETKNKVVSFLAKMRQVEETTEARIERLKQERITCSAQLMKKDGELESTGEPLAKRACHAPSEEQYKSAVGTMEGAVEAVKLLLRKGSPPAWLAVRLEALHTAIANLRDSVR; translated from the exons ATGTTTTTGCCCCATATCAGCCTCACAGATTTGGAACAAACTTTTTTCTCAAAAGTATTACCTAAG ACTCTACAGTTATTTGATAACTTGATGTATGAATTATCCAGTGAGGCCAAAGGATTAACCAGCCAGAATACAGAGTTACGCAGTACTGTAAGGAATCTTCTGCAG ACTATGGTGCAACTGTTGGAAACTCTGACTGGTTGTGTACGATACGTCTGCACGCTGCAGGAGTGTGTGCCTCTGGAGAGCATCCGCACCCTTCCATCCTCCGTTCTTTATGTAATAAAGAACACATTTACACACTGCAAG GACAGCGAATCAGTGTACTGTGGGCATCTGCACTTGATTTCTGACCTCCTCCAAGCTATGTTCAAGGAAACTTACTCTCTTCAGAAGCAGCTGATGGAACTACTTGATATGATTTCCATGGACTCTACTTCTACCGAAGATAACATCACAGATATGGTGTCAG TAATCCACACTGTGCTGGAGATATGCTCTGTCATTTCCAATATGGACCACGCTCTTCATGCCAATACGTGGAAGTTCATAATCAA GCAAAGCCTGAAGCATCATTCTCTGCTGCAGTGCCATCTGAAACACAGTGACATACTCAGTGGCCTCTGCAAGgacactcttctttcttttcaatcCTGTTTGCAACTGGCTGAGCAAATGAAGATGTCGGAGATACAG gAGGGTACTGACCTTAGGCTGTTCCAGAAGACAGTCAAACTGTGCAGGTTCTTTGCTAATTCCCTTGTACACTACACCAAG gaatttctttctttcttctctgattcGTGCTCTCAGTTGCATCAGCTCTTTCTTCAGATATACAG caAATTTCCTCCCAGTCTCTATGCTCCAGAGATCTCAGAAGTTCATCGAGATGAAATATCTCGGGTTTTTCTTGTGGCTCTGGACCCTCTCATCAACCAGCTTCTTCCCTTTACCCCTTTTATGGAGCAAGTGTTAAGTGAAAAGTTAG AtctccctgctgagcagcagctgccccagtgTCTCATCCTGATTACCATAATGGACAAGCTGTCCTCTCAGCCTGAAGAAGTGCAAACTCTCTGGAACATAGGAAAAAG CCTGTCATTGTTTTCAGCTCTCTTCTTCAGTTTCCAGCAGTGTTCTGGTGAGCTTTCTCTCCCTGTTTGTTTGCCAGAGGTGATCAGTACaggacagccagcagctcccatcACCCTTTATCACTatgtctgtgtccacctgtgcTCCTTCATTGCTTCCACACCCCCATCGCACTTTCCTCAGCTG GAGTATGCTCTGCTGGATGCTGTGCTGGGTTCTAGTATGATCACGTCTCTGCTAGCAATGGACTCGTGGTGCTTCCTTGCCAG GTATGGAACAGCTGAACTGTGTGCTCACCACGTCATTGTGATCGCCCACTTG ATAAAGTCTTGGCCCAGTGACTCTTACCAGGTCTCTGCCTTGGGTGTTCTGCTGAGGCGTATGCTGTTCTTGATGGCTCCAGATCATCAGGCAA AATTTGCTCATAAGTTTCTTCCAGAAGAAGTGGAGAACTTGGCTGTGTGGCAGCACATATCCCTCAAGGCCCTGAATCCTGATCTTAGGAAGCGAGTGGCGTGTCAGCTCTGCGTGGCAGGGCTGGCGCAGTGCAGGCGATGGCTGAATAGCAGGCGTGCTTTGGGAGAGCTCCGACCTGTG aATACTGCTCTTTCTGtcctgctggctgcctgcaatTTTGCTGGTGACACTCTGGAGGCAGAACTTCAGGCATCTGTCTTGGGAGTGCTCGGTCAGTTCTGGacttttctccaggccaaacag GTCTCAGAGGAGCCAAGTCTCCAGCAGGCACTGTGTTTATTACTTCACCTTTTGGAATTTTTCATCCAAGCATTAGATGCTGAACTGATTACTcag GTATTTGCTCTGCAGTCTTCCCTTTTCCGGTTGGATCCCCCAGATCACGTTCGTCTAACAATGGTGGATTTTCTCTCTTCTATGGGAAAGGTGTTTATACCACAAGAAGCACAG AGGCAAGTTGTACCCCAGTTGTcatgtttgtttgcttctctGCTGGCTGACCAGACCTGGCTGATTCATCAGCATGCGTTGGAGGCATTCACGCATTTTGCGGAG GAAACAAGCCATGAAGATGTTGTTCCTCAGTGCCTTAATTCTGAAGAAACTAAGAACAAAGTTGTTAGTTTTCTGGCTAAG ATGAGGCAAGTAGAAGAGACAACAGAAGCACGAATAGAACGCCTGAAGCAAGAAAGGATTACCTGTAGCGCACAGCTTATGAAAAAGGATGGAGAATTGGAGTCAACAGGAGAG CCTCTGGCAAAAAGAGCCTGTCACGCACCCTCTGAGGAGCAGTATAAGTCAGCAGTAGGCACGATGGAGGGGGCAGTGGAGGCTGTGAAGCTGCTGCTCCGGAAAGGGTCACCCCCCGCTTGGCTTGCGGTGAGACTGGAGGCTCTACATACGGCTATAGCCAACCTCAGAGACAGTGTACGGTAA